Part of the Streptomyces europaeiscabiei genome is shown below.
AACCGCGGCACGCTGCCCTTCCTGCCCGCCGACGCGGTGATCGAGGTGCAGGCCGCCGTGGGCAGGCAGGGGGCGGAACCGCTGCCGGTGCCGGCCGTGGACCCGCTGTACGCGGGCTTGATGGCGAACGTGACCGCGTACGAGGACCTGGCCCTGGACGCGGCCCTGCGCGGCGGCCGGGACCGGGTGTTCCGGGCGCTGCTCTCCCATCCCCTGATCGGGCAGTACGAGTACGCCGAGGCCCTCACCGACCGGCTGATCGCACACAACCGGGAGCACCTCGCGTGGGCGTGAGCGACGGCGTGAGCGACGGCGTGAGCGACGGCGTGAGCGACGGCGTGAGCGACGGCGTGAGCGACGGCGTGAGCGCGGGGCCGGCCGACGGCAGGCATACGGGTTGGGGCGCGCGTACGGGTTGGGGCGCGGGCATGCGCACGGACTCGGGCGCGGGCGTGCGCGGGCGCGACGGCGGGCGCGGGAGTGTGCTCGCCGTCGACGCGGGCAACAGCAAGACCGATGTCGCCGTGATCGCGCCGGACGGGGAGGTGCTGGGGGCGGCGCGCGGCGGCGGCTTCCAGCCGCCGGCCGTGGGCGTGACCGTGGCGGTCGACGGCCTCGCGGAGGTCGTACGGCAGGCGTTCGCCGAGGCCGGGGTCGACTCGGTCGGCCATGTGTCGGCGTGTCTCGCCAACGCCGACTTCCCCGTGGAGGAGGAGCGGCTGGCGGCGGCGCTCCGCACGCGCGCGTGGGGCACGACCGTCGAGGTCCACAACGACACCTTCGCCATTCTGCGGGCCGGCGTGGCCGAACCGCGGGGCGTGGCCGTGGTGTGCGGCGCCGGCGTGAACTGCGTCGGGATGCGCCCCGACGGCCGCACCGCCCGTTTCCCGGCGCTCGGCCGCATCTCCGGGGACTGGGGCGGCGGCTGGGGCCTCGCCGAGGAGGCGATGTGGCACGCGTCGCGCGCGGAGGACGGCCGGGGCGGCCCCACGGCCCTCGCCACCGCGCTGCCCGCGCACTTCGGCCTGGACTCCGTGTACGCCCTGGTCGAGGCCCTGCACCTGGAGCACATCCCGGCGATCCGCCGCCACGAACTCACCCCGGTCCTCTTCGCCACGGCGACCGCCGGCGACCCGGTGGCCCGTTCCCTGGTGGACCGCATGGCCGAGGAGGTGGTGGCCATGGCGACGGTCGCCCTGACCCGCCTCGACCTTCTCGGGGAGGAGACCCCCGTCCTCCTCGGCGGCGGTGTCCTCGCCGCCCGGCATCCCCTCCTCGACGCCCGGGTCCGCGAGGCGCTGGCGGCCGCCGCGCCCAAGGCCGTCCCCCGGGTGGTCACGGCCGCCCCCGTGCTGGGCGCGGCGCTGCTCGGACTGGACCACGTGGGAGCGCCGAGGACCGTGCACGCGCGCGTGCGGGAGCATTACGAAGGAGGGTGACCCGGAGGCCCGCGCCACCCCACGAATCTCCCCCTCGAACGCGTTCGAACCCCCAGGGAACCGAACCCGACCGAAGCGCGTATTCATGGGCAGGGGGTGGTGCGGGAAGCCTTGTGCTGCGCCGGAATTCGACAAGCACAGCAGGTACGGACACGATCGGGGAACAAGATCGAGTCAGGGTCTGTGCGATGTCAGTCCCGACGGCGATACTTGCGGCCGTGCACCTCTGTCCGTGCGAGCGGGCGGAAGCGATGGACGGATGACCAGGGGGAGGTCAGGTGACATTCACGCCGGAGGGCAGCGCGGTACCGACGGCACCACCCGCGGGCCCGGCCCCGGCCGTGCCGCCACAGGCCTCGCACCCGCCGAGGCCCCCCGTGCCGTCCCCGGACCCCGACGGCGGCCCGCCCCGCCGGACGGCGTTCGCGGAGGGTGTCGACCAGTTGCGCGCCGCCGCGACGACCGAGCCCGGCCGACTGCGCATCATCGGCGCCGTCCTCGCCCTCCTGGTCGTCGCGTTCGGTTCCGTCACCGCCTGGCAGATGAACGACCGCTCGGCCGCCGCCGACGACGTACTCCACAGCAGCCAGCCCCTCAGCTCGGCCGCGGCCGAGATCTACAGTTCCCTGGCCGCGGCCAACACGGCGGCCTCCAGCGGATTCCTCGCGGGCGGGCAGGAGACCGAGCAGTCGCGCAAGGACTACGAGCGGGAGATGCGGGAGGCCGCGAAGCAGCTGGCCTTCGCCGCGACCGCGTCGGAGTCCGGTTCCGACTCCGAGGAACGCATCGCCAAGCTGAACGCCCTGCTGCCCGAGTACAAGGGCCTGGTCGAGCGGGCCCGCGCCAACAACAGGCTGGGCTACCCGCTGGGCGG
Proteins encoded:
- a CDS encoding N-acetylglucosamine kinase, giving the protein MRTDSGAGVRGRDGGRGSVLAVDAGNSKTDVAVIAPDGEVLGAARGGGFQPPAVGVTVAVDGLAEVVRQAFAEAGVDSVGHVSACLANADFPVEEERLAAALRTRAWGTTVEVHNDTFAILRAGVAEPRGVAVVCGAGVNCVGMRPDGRTARFPALGRISGDWGGGWGLAEEAMWHASRAEDGRGGPTALATALPAHFGLDSVYALVEALHLEHIPAIRRHELTPVLFATATAGDPVARSLVDRMAEEVVAMATVALTRLDLLGEETPVLLGGGVLAARHPLLDARVREALAAAAPKAVPRVVTAAPVLGAALLGLDHVGAPRTVHARVREHYEGG